Proteins encoded within one genomic window of Odocoileus virginianus isolate 20LAN1187 ecotype Illinois chromosome 2, Ovbor_1.2, whole genome shotgun sequence:
- the RTN4 gene encoding reticulon-4 isoform X3 — translation MDGQKKNWKDKVVDLLYWRDIKKTGVVFGASLFLLLSLTVFSIVSVTAYIALALLSVTISFRIYKGVIQAIQKSDEGHPFRAYLESEVAISEELVQKYSNSALGHVNCTIKELRRLFLVDDLVDSLKFAVLMWVFTYVGALFNGLTLLILALISLFSVPVIYERHQAQIDHYLGLANKNVKDAMAKIQAKIPGLKRKAE, via the exons ATGGACGGTCAGAAGAAAAATTGGAAGGACAAGg TTGTCGACCTCCTCTACTGGAGAGACattaagaagactggagtggtgtTTGGTGCCAGCTTATTCCTGCTGCTCTCACTGACAGTATTCAGCATTGTGAGTGTAACGGCCTACATTGCCTTGGCCCTGCTCTCTGTGACTATCAGCTTTAGGATATATAAGGGTGTGATCCAGGCTATCCAGAAATCTGATGAAGGCCACCCATTCAG GGCATATTTGGAATCTGAAGTTGCTATATCTGAGGAGTTGGTTCAGAAGTACAGTAATTCTGCTCTTGGTCATGTGAACTGCACAATAAAAGAACTCAGACGCCTCTTCTTAGTTGATGATTTAGTTGATTCTCTGAAG TTTGCAGTGTTGATGTGGGTGTTTACCTATGTTGGTGCCTTGTTCAATGGTCTGACTCTACTAATTTTGG CTCTGATTTCACTCTTCAGTGTTCCTGTTATTTATGAACGGCATCAG GCGCAAATAGATCATTATCTAGGACTTGCAAATAAGAATGTTAAAGATGCTATGGCTAA AATCCAAGCAAAAATCCCTGGATTGAAACGTAAAGCTGAATGA